CTATTAATGAGAGATTCTGAAATAAATTCAGAATGACGATTAGAAAATTGGTATTATTGAGCTTATTGGTGTGTATATGATACAATTACCCCATGAAACTGGAAACAATCATCGGTCTGGAAATACATGTACAGCTCAATACCAAGAGCAAGATGTTTTGCGCATGTTCCAATGACAGCGATCAAGCCAAGCCGAATACCAATGTCTGCTCAATCTGCATGGGACATCCCGGGACACTGCCGGTAACCAACCAGCAGGCGGCTGACCATGCCTTGCTCACTGCACTGGCGCTACACTGCAAGATAAATGAGTATTCCAAATTTGACCGGAAAAACTATTTTTACCCTGACTTGCCGAAAGGCTATCAGATTTCTCAGCTTGACCAGCCGGTCGGTGAGGACGGGCGCTTGATTATTACCATCGGTGAAGAGCGGAAACGCATCGGGATAACCCGCCTGCATATGGAGGAGGACGCGGCAAAGTTGATGCACCCCAACGATGCGGATTATAGTCTGGTGGATTTTAACCGCGCTGGTTCGCCACTTATTGAAATAGTCACAGAACCGGATATTAGGACGCCGGCGGAAGCCAGAATATTTTTAGCTGACTTGAAACTGCTTTTAGAATACTTGGACATATCCGACGCTGACATGGAAAAGGGCAATTTGCGCTGTGACGCGAATATTTCTCTCCGGCCGGAAGGTGACAGGAAATTTTATGCAAAGACGGAAATAAAAAACATGAACTCTTTCCGTGGTGTGGAAAGAGCGCTTATCTTTGAAATAGAAAGACAGTCCAAATTATGGGAAGCGGGTACTCCACCTGATAAGCTGATAACCAGGCGCTGGCTGGACGACCAGGGGATTACCAAAGAAGAGCGCAGTAAAGAGGAAGAACATGACTACCGGTATTTCCCCGAGCCGGATTTGGCGCCACTTCATTTTACTGAGGAATATGTCAGAAGTATTGAAACAAAATTGCCGGAACTGCCGGATGAAAAAAGAAAAAGGTTCCATTTGGAATTGGGCACGACCTATTCTCAGGCGGTTACTCTGACTTATTCCCGGACAGTTGCTGACTTTTTTGAAAACACAATTACTGAACTTAAAGCATGGGTAGCGAGCCAGGAAGACAAATCTGAATTGGATGAGGA
The Patescibacteria group bacterium genome window above contains:
- the gatB gene encoding Asp-tRNA(Asn)/Glu-tRNA(Gln) amidotransferase subunit GatB — encoded protein: MKLETIIGLEIHVQLNTKSKMFCACSNDSDQAKPNTNVCSICMGHPGTLPVTNQQAADHALLTALALHCKINEYSKFDRKNYFYPDLPKGYQISQLDQPVGEDGRLIITIGEERKRIGITRLHMEEDAAKLMHPNDADYSLVDFNRAGSPLIEIVTEPDIRTPAEARIFLADLKLLLEYLDISDADMEKGNLRCDANISLRPEGDRKFYAKTEIKNMNSFRGVERALIFEIERQSKLWEAGTPPDKLITRRWLDDQGITKEERSKEEEHDYRYFPEPDLAPLHFTEEYVRSIETKLPELPDEKRKRFHLELGTTYSQAVTLTYSRTVADFFENTITELKAWVASQEDKSELDEETKKKLVKMTVNWITTELFMLIKESQIEPEKIKVTPENMAELVKMVYMEEINSSAAQQVLRIMFEKGSDPSQVVEEKNLKQMNDSSEIELIVKKIVETNEKAVIDFKSGNDKVLQFLVGLVMKETKGKVNPKVATEMLKKIMGQF